ATAGGATTATGCACTTTGTTCCTATACTAGCGACCATGATGTAGTACCAAATGTACACATTTTGCAAGGGCGGTGAGAGCATGCTCGGGGTAACACCAGTAATTTTTGAAAGACTGCCGCACAACTTCCACAGATAAATCCTAGTTCCACTTTTATTTGCTACGAATCAAATATTTTGTACAGAAATAGGCAATCGAATATTTTGTACAGAAATAGTAccatcaccttttttttttggcatacAGCAAAGTATGTGTAGGAATTGTAATATAATAGACTACACAGCTCTGTGCATACAGGATAAGGAATGAGTATTTAACCCACATGTAAGCTTGCATTGAACTTGCAAAGTAGCTAACACGAAAGATGTTGGCGGAAGAACCTACTTTGACACTTGAGGCCATCAACTGGTCAGAATGGTGCATACAGAGAAGGACTACAAGAGCAAACTTAAACTGGTCCAGTATCAGCACGAAACTTTCACAATTCAATATCTGACCTATTCCCGTGATTTGCACATACCATATCTCAAAACACAGTGCAGCACTAATGTGTCAACCGCCAAAACGCAATCATCACCACTACGGTGATGATCATACCAGCATACGCAATCCACTTGTCGACACGGTGCCGCCTTTCAATAAGCTTCAAAACAGAGTTTGATAGACCAACAGTGTTCAGGATATCCAAAGCTTTCCTTTGAGCACTCTGCAGTGCAGTTAGACTAACTATTAGGAGACAGATGTTAGACCATCAAAAGCCATGAAGATGGCCCATGCCATTCATTAATAGTCTGTCCACAGTTAAAACTGATGATTTATGGTGAAAGTGAAATATGTTTTACCTTAAGTCGATCCCTCTGGTCTGCATACTTGTGAAGGATAGCCACACCTGTCTCATAAGCTTCTTCAAGCATGCGCGAGGAGCTACGAGCTGATTGCATTGCCTGGGCTTCATCGTCGAATATTCGAAGGACATGTGAGGACTCACCATTCTGCAACAACAATTTTCAATACTTTAATCAATTGAAATTATCGtacagaaaaggaaaaaagaatctAGATTTGCTTAAAGGATTTCTTACAGCTCTCTCAAATAGCTCCGCCCTTTCTTTTGCTTCCAGAATCCGCTTTTGTTGACGCAAGGAATGCCTGTCAAGGGTTTCCTTCAGTGAATCAACCTCTTCAGACAGCTGCTCCACTTTTCTGCCAAGacagcacaaaaaaaaaatgtgtcaTAAACTTGAAACTTCTACTACTAAGAAGCTCCTATCAAACTTCACAAACTCTGAACTTTCTACATGCAGCAGGACTAAATGAACTCACAACCTAATGCATATCCTAGAGCATTTCTCTGATATCCAGCACATCAAATGTCAGGCTCTGCAAAAGACAACTCAAAGCATGATGCAAGTAAGACACATTGCTCTTAAATATTTAAGCATAGTGTTTCAAAAGTAAATAAACCAAACTAAAACATAATTCAATAAGGTGGACCTTATAAACTAGTTGGAGCGTTGCAAATAAAGTTTTCCAACTAGAATGTTGCTGGGACAAGGACAATCTTCCTAACAATAATGCTATTTTTGATAAAGTTCATGTACCAGTAGTATGAACAATTTGGGCAGCTGTGTTATAGAACAATGCAGCATTGTTGTACAAACCCCAGCATACCGGTTTTGTATAGATTCAATGTTCTAAAAGGCAGTAAGTAATAATTGTTCAGTCACCCACCTAGTAATGATTGCATGACCTAAAAAGCCTGACTATGCATATCTGATTACACCGTAACCGGCAGGGGCACTCTTTCCCGGTATGTGGCCTAGTAGACCAATTTTAGAACAGTTTACAGAACACAAACAACACGCCATGGCTGTTACGGCAATGTGGCGAGGCGCAgcgacccaccaccttcacatCTTTACAATGCTTATGGCGCGCGGTGTGGCGACGCCATACACATGCCCTCAGTTAAATCCAGCAAAAGGTTGAAGACTGATTTAGCTCAAGCTTACTGTGTAAATCAGATATTTACTATGTCAATCAGATATACACCAATATATTTATAGGTATAATAAACAGACAACAAGGGAAAAGGCAAAGAAAAGGAGGAACTTGTTAATTGGCCTAGCCCACCAAGCTGGCCCATAGAAGCCCTCGTAGCCCATGTCTCCTCTAAGGCTCTAGCCCTAGCAGCCAAGCAACGCAACGCTGCTTCTCTCGTCTCCCTCGACCTCTCACGAAACCCGCCACCGCCAAGCATGATGCGTGCTCCATCGCCTCTCCTGTGCTCTCCAGCAGCAAGAGCACTTCTCCCACCACCGCGCTCTCTTGCCACCATAGCATAAGATCCCGCAGCCGCCCCATGCTCCCTCCTGCGAGATCTGGACAGCGGGGCGGACAACGCAGGGGCAGGGGGCGATGGGGGACGGCAAGGAGTGCGGGGATCTCGGTGGCAAACAGTGAGGAGCACAGACAGGCGGACGTCACGGAAAAGGTGGCGGTGGCAAAGACGACACAACTCGGGCTAGGGTATTGCGGCACACTGATGAGGTACTGTGACCCACACACTCGGTTCCCTTCCTTATCCCCTCGACCGAAGTGGTATTGCACCTTCCACACACCGCCTTGTCGCCATAGGACACCAAATCCGCGCCACGATGACGCCACGGCGATATGGCGGACACCATACTCGCCGGAGCCATGGCTTCGGCAGATTTTCCGCCATGCCGCTATATCGACGCTGCACCGATGCCTTAACAACTATGCAACACACAGATGAAACTTCTTCACAAAGGAAAGGAAACATGGATCAACAGGATAAACTAGTCAAACAAGGCAAATGAATACATATTCAGCAAGATAGACAAGGATGGTCTAATATCTTCCATAACAACCAAAGACGAGTGTGTATCTAATCAGGTTGACGCTTGTGGCCTGAAAGTTTCATGTTGTACCACTCATAGAAAAAGGCAAGAGCCTCTGACTAAGCTGGTGAGATGACTGTTTGAGAGGGATTAACATGGGGACCAGATTCATTCAGATAGTACTGCTGCTATTGCAACCACAAATTGTTAGCTTAAAAGGTAAAAGGTAGGCTTCAGAAAATGGTCAAAAATGAAGAGTGTATTCCTATGATCTAATGTTGATAATGTATGCACCATATCCATGTAAAGCACTACAAAAAGATCGTACAAATTGTTAAAGAGACCACGCTCACAAGGAATTCAAGGTCAAGTGGCACTATATGGTTAAAAACATGACGGTGAAGTCTTCAAGGATCTGCAGTACAGTGCATAGTTATAGCATTTGTATTGCACCCTGAAGGTGCATATATGCAAAATGAGAACTGCTAATTAATTAGAAATAATGATTATAAAATGAGGAATAGAATCCTCTGCTTGCATAGTCAGCTATGTCAGCTATTATAAAATTAAGCTAAATTTCCTAATATGTGCTATGAAATTAAAAACCATTGCAAATTTTGCTTACTAATTAACCTGAGATAATCAATGTAACAAGACAAAATTTTGCACATTGCCTGCTTTGTACTGCAGAGCTAAAGTACTACATGCAATAGACTAGTAGTAAACTTTATGAAGATGCTTCTATTTGCTCTAGTAGCACAGACGTTAGAACAGATCAACTTGGTCATGTTTCTCATGCTGGCATCCTAATTAGTAACATTGCACCTTTGGTTTCACATTTGACAATGAACTTGACAATGCGAATTGCTAGCACTCAGTATTGACAAAGCAAATCAATTTAAAATTCCTGACCCATGAATAATAGATAGCATGCGATTGTAGATTCTATGAGAGTAGCCCATCAATTCTAGTTAGTGTTGCAGGCATCTAGAAGCACAATATCAAACTTGAGAACGATGATACTGGAGATAGAACTTCCTGTTACAAATCTAACATTTTGAATCTCCGTGGCAGGCTGGCAGCAACAGCCAGATTTGGATACTTTTTGCCAACAGCAACAGTTCATTCTATGTCGATAACCTTACCATTCTCTTCCTTAACAAGTAGACAACCAACATACCAAGCAACAATACAGTACGGCAAAAAACTGATAATGGCTAATCTTGATAGGTAATTAAGACAGGCACTAAAACTAGACACACTACGAATGGAATCAACAGGCCGATTCGATTGTCGAAATCACAGTTCTAATAGGCATCCGCCTACGTGACTTAGCCGAATCTGTTATGATAATGGCTAAGCAAAATAGCTAATTAAACACCTTAAGCAACCGTAGATCATCTCCTCACTCCTCACCATTGACACAAAAGTTCACACTCAAGCAACTCAACTGGCAAGTATtacaataaaagaaaaggtaatACCATAAACTGTGATCTGCACCCCCACCGTGAACCCAAGAACTGCCAGATCTCTGGCTTCATCAATTCACGCTCTACACAACCAATTCAACCGAGCAGCTAAAGTAGTCGAGGATCTAAGGAGAACCCTCACCTCTTCCAGAGGTCGCGCTGGCCCTTGGCGGGGATGGATCGCCAGAACCGGTCCATTTGAGCGCACAGCGTCTGGATCTGCGCCACCTCCCGCCGCACCTCCTCGGCGGCCGCCGGGTCCCCCGCGGCGCCGCCCCCGACGAGCGGCGCCGAGGAGGAGTAGGAGGACGAGGTGGGCGCCGAGGCGAGACGCTCGACGCGGGCTACGCCGTCGCGCGCCGAGAGCAGCAGGCGCCGCGCGCTCTGGTACATCTCCGACAGAGtagcgcctccgcctccgccgccgccgccgctggagaATTCCATCGCCGCGGTGGTCAGTCTCGTCGGGATCGaggaggcgggggggggggcgttctcctctctcttttccccacccttttgatttgttttttttttcagtttggaAAGAATGGGGAAGTAGAGACCGGGAGGTGGGGCCCCGGTTGCGCTGTGACTTGAAGGGTTAACAGGTGGCAGATTACGACTGGACATCCGTTCGATTGCTTTCGGACGATGGgatggtgatgataatggcgcTGCCTTCCACCCAAAGCCACGGGCTCCCAGTTAACTAACTGTTTTTCATGCTTCGAAGACGTATTATGTAGCCCATCTTCTCGGCACATTGAAACCGACCGCTATCCACCGTCTGCTCTCTACTTCGGGCATGTTTTATTAGGctaagtttttaaaaaaattatttttaaaagctgttgaaaaattatttatagaaaaaatgTGTTTAATTGGTTTTTTAtacgaataaaatatataatatatgtaatatttcTCAAAATATTATCTCTTAGAAGTTACAAAAGCTCATTCAGATCAACGGTTGGCTTTTAATAATAATGACAGTTTTTGTCACCTTTTTGTTTGTCAGAAGTGAactgtttattttagctttctGTTTCTGAGTAGCAATAGTCGATAGAAGATAAACTATGgagaaccgtccaaacaatattttaattaatcattaagtcaatcattgACACGGTCATAACTTCAGTGATTAAACAAAATACCGtttcggtagtcccggcacgtattTTATGTCtaaggatcagaacacatgccttcccacatatacatcacaacatagcttaataaagagcgagtaataaatatttatattacaagtaataAGTAttcaactgatttcaacaatttacaacaaaagcgagttAGGAGGCGAccaaacccctcaactcctaaccaccaAAAAATTACGCAGCAGAGAGTTACTCGATAACGCAACTATCCGTAGTCTCTAGGTttgaccggattatccgggtgacaCAGACTTAGGTTCTTCACAACCTTTTTTCCTTGggtgattcgactcactttacaaatccgTGCTACATAAACGTGCATATGCACTATTCAAAAGATTTAAAACTaatctcgcaccctaaaccctaaccaattttgaacataatTCAACGGACCATTTCTGCcaaacccagagtctccgggtgagtccggaatatccgggtgagcctagaaaagctgttctcgaaTAGATTTTTGGTTAAttcgagttgtgatcttttcaaaaactaaagggaacatgttaggggtagtccaagggtcctggaacttactcatcaactagcaacacgactctagagctcattttttttatatcaaaactctattttttactccaaaaagctcaagaacgccaagaactttaagaactacTTGATTTTtccataaaaaacaaaaatggattggatagatgagtaacTCATGAGCtatagaatgcaatggtaccatatgcataccttgaatcctccacttgagctcggattttgggagaaaggagagagtgagcttgagtgggagagtgagaggggaagCTGAGTGAGCTGCAACAGTTGCTgagtgagggcgtggggagtgagggaggagagagagggagcaggtgggctgCCCCATTtagtggttgggatggtgggccTCTTgttgggcccacatgttagagtaAAGGGGgattttcaatgcaatttctattcttttctccctcaattttctttctcttatacAAATGATATCAAACAAATTGCCCTAATACGCCAAATAATTCCCCTcgaatttaattatgatgctaatgacacatgattaaacttaatcacgcgattacggaatttgggacgtgacaaacctccccccctaagaagaatctcgtcctgagattcggtacgagtcggggagaggacgatgagtctaggaaccacgctaTGAGAGATATCAAGCGGTGAAGTATGGAACCTAatgcaatacttttattcaGCACATTGATGAGCATAGACATGCAATAGGTCCCAATTGTGAAAAATTTTCACGATGTTTACAAGCTCTCTAaaagctcgggatactcggaacagattttatcatcatactcccaagttgcctcatcttcgatgtggttgctccattggattTTGCTGAATTTTATGGAATGACGCCAAGTTTTGCGTTCCGCTACATCCAATACCCGGATatgtcgctcacaatatgtaagatccggctgcaactcttgaggtgcaacatcaacgacctcGATTGGAACTCGGATGCACTTTTTCAATTGCGACACGTGGAAGACGTTatgcacggcggagagagacggaggcaaatccagttgatatgccacttCTCCACAtcgagcaacaatctggaatggtACCACATATCGAGACGCTAACTTGCCTTGGATTTGGAATCGACGAACACCCTTGAGTGATGAAACATTGaggtacacatgatctccaattgcaAACTCGAGGTCTCGACGgcgacgatccgcatagctcttttctTCCTTAGTATTGTTCTGACTCGGAGGCTTGCATCCTTGGTGTCGTCACTCACCATGTTCTTGTATGTGGTGTTGAACCTTGTCTCTTACGTGCAACAAGGGGTGAAGCTAGGTGAGCCCATCCGAATGCACAAGCACCAGGATCTCAACGATTTCCGTTATTAGGATCTTGTTTTCACCTCTTATACATCATCTAAATCTAGCTCTGTGCATAAAAAACTGTCAACTCACGCCAACGTGCACCACCATGACGTTAGTTCTAGTTTTGCCCCTGCGTGCACCACTATGACGTTAGTTCTAGCTTCGCCCCTGCGTGCAACACTCCTCCAATGGCgtaaattttgtcaaaattaCCATAGCAATTACGGTGAATTGCCATTGAAATTAATAGAGCACCCTCTGAGATCATTCtccttaaaaataaaaataaaaatca
The nucleotide sequence above comes from Phragmites australis chromosome 4, lpPhrAust1.1, whole genome shotgun sequence. Encoded proteins:
- the LOC133915784 gene encoding membrin-11-like, with amino-acid sequence MEFSSGGGGGGGGATLSEMYQSARRLLLSARDGVARVERLASAPTSSSYSSSAPLVGGGAAGDPAAAEEVRREVAQIQTLCAQMDRFWRSIPAKGQRDLWKRKVEQLSEEVDSLKETLDRHSLRQQKRILEAKERAELFERANGESSHVLRIFDDEAQAMQSARSSSRMLEEAYETGVAILHKYADQRDRLKSAQRKALDILNTVGLSNSVLKLIERRHRVDKWIAYAGMIITVVVMIAFWRLTH